A window of Bos taurus isolate L1 Dominette 01449 registration number 42190680 breed Hereford chromosome 19, ARS-UCD2.0, whole genome shotgun sequence contains these coding sequences:
- the SCRN2 gene encoding secernin-2 has protein sequence MASWSPDTPCSCDCFVSVPPASALPAVIFAKNSDRPRDEVQEVVFVPAGTHAPGSRLQCTYIEVEQVSKTHAVILSRPSWLWGAEMGANEHGVCIGNEAVWTKEPVGEGEALLGMDLLRLALERGSSAREALHVITGLLERYGQGGSCREDPTPFCYHNTFLLADRTEAWVLETAGRLWAARRIQEGVHNISNQLSIGSDISAEHPELRPHAQVQGWWDGQGTFDFAQVFSLSQQPVRMEAAKARFRAGQELLQQQQGGITAEVMMGILRDKESGICMDSGGFRTTASMVSVLPRDTTQPCVHFLTATPDPSRSVFKPFIFGVGAAQPPQVLSPTFGAQDPVRTLPRFQTQVDRRHPLYRGHQVALGLMESEQARGQQLRQKQRDLEQEGLVAVRRLLTRECAPPAQELGGLFQAFVEKETQAYS, from the exons ATGGCATCGTGGAGCCCTGACACCCCATGTTCCTGCGACTGCTTTGTCTCGGTGCCCCCGGCCTCGGCTCTCCCAGCCGTGATCTTTGCCAAGAACTCTGACCGGCCCCGGGATGAGGTGCAGGAGGTGGTGTTTGTACCGGCAGGCACGCACGCCCCTGGGAGCCGCCTCCAG TGCACCTACATTGAGGTGGAACAGGTGTCCAAGACCCATGCTGTGATCCTGAGCCGCCCTTCTTGGCTGTGGGGGGCTGAGATGGGTGCCAACGAGCATGGTGTCTGCATTGGCAATGAGGCAGTGTGGACCAAGGAGCCAGTCGGGGAAGGGGAAGCCCTGCTGGGAATGGACTTACTCAG GCTGGCTTTGGAACGGGGCAGCTCTGCCCGGGAGGCCTTGCACGTGATCACAGGCTTGCTGGAGCGCTACGGGCAGGGGGGCAGCTGCCGGGAGGACCCCACGCCATTCTGCTACCACAACACTTTCCTGCTGGCCGACCGGACTGAGGCCTGGGTGCTGGAGACGGCGGGGAGGCTGTGGGCTGCACGGAGGATCCAGG AGGGGGTCCACAACATCTCCAACCAGCTGAGCATCGGCTCGGACATCTCGGCAGAACACCCTGAGCTCCGGCCCCACGCCCAGGTCCAGGGCTGGTGGGACGGGCAGGGCACCTTTGACTTTGCCCAGGTCTTCTCCCTGAGCCAGCAGCCTGTGCGCATGGAGGCTGCCAAGGCCCGCTTCCGGGCCGGGCAGGAGCTGCTGCAGCAACAACAAG GGGGTATCACAGCAGAGGTGATGATGGGCATCCTCAGGGACAAGGAGAGCGGCATCTGTATGGACTCTGGGGGCTTCCGCACCACGGCCAGCATGGTGTCTGTGCTGCCCCGGGACACCACCCAGCCCTGCGTGCACTTCCTCACTGCCACACCAGACCCATCCCG GTCTGTGTTCAAACCTTTCATctttggggtgggggcagcccaACCCCCCCAGGTGCTGTCTCCCACTTTTGGAGCACAGGACCCTGTTCGGACCCTGCCTCGATTCCAGACTCAGGTGGATCGCCGGCACCCTCTCTACCGTGGACACCAGGTGGCCCTGGGACTGATGGAGAGTGAGCAG GCTCGGGGGCAGCAGCTTCGGCAGAAGCAGCGGGACCTGGAGCAGGAAGGCCTGGTGGCTGTGCGGCGGCTGCTGACCAGGGAGTGTGCTCCACCCGCCCAGGAGCTGGGCGGCCTCTTCCAGGCCTTTGTGGAGAAGGAGACCCAGGCATATTCCTGA
- the LRRC46 gene encoding leucine-rich repeat-containing protein 46 isoform X2: MPGAKLAQSPEEISGVCITEALITRRNLAFPEDEDLSEKMFHTLAELQTVRLDREGITTIRNLEGLQNLHSLYLQGNKIQRIENLACVPSLRFLSLAGNQIRQVENLRDLPHLQFLDLSENLIETLKLDEFPESLLILNLTGNSCTNQDGYRKLLTEALPLLLDLDGQPVAERWTSDEEDTALSDEDEEFPELRGPFCSERGMVGESLLLPSPGLYPPPTIPPLTGFLKELEQGMSRHRELRQQTALLEHQLRVETQPTLTDLPPLPGAPMAGDSSPSVTPTQEKETTPEPASLPEASSTTKRLCPLAPRGQQSTMQARKGARAATAPKASLAGAPSTTKTVTKKIKK; the protein is encoded by the exons ATGCCTGGAG ctaaacTTGCCCAGAGTCCAGAGGAAATCAGTGGCGTGTGCATTACTGAAGCCCTCATCACTAGGCGGAACTTGGCCTTCCCTGAAGATGAGGATCTGTCAGAGAAGAT GTTCCACACGCTTGCTGAACTGCAGACTGTTCGCCTGGACCGGGAGGGAATTACCACTATCAGGAACTTAGAGGGCCTCCAGAATCTTCACAGCCTCTATCTGCAAGGG AACAAGATTCAGAGAATTGAGAACCTGGCCTGCGTCCCCTCCTTACG CTTCCTGTCTTTGGCAGGAAACCAAATTAGGCAAGTGGAAAACCTCCGtgacctcccccacctccagtttcTGGACCTTTCTGAGAACCTGATAGAAACGCTGAAGCTGG ATGAATTCCCCGAGAGCCTTCTCATCCTCAACCTGACTGGAAACAGCTGCACCAACCAGGATGGCTAcag GAAGCTGTTGACAGAAGCCCTGCCACTGCTCCTAGACCTGGACGGGCAGCCTGTGGCAGAGCGCTGGACCTCGGACGAGGAGGATACAGCCTTGAGTGATGAGGATGAGGAGTTCCCAGAGCTCAGAGGCCCATTCTGCTCAGAACGAG GGATGGTAGGGGAGAGTTTGCTTCTGCCAAGCCCGGGGCTCTATCCACcacccaccatcccacccctcacaGGCTTCCTCAAGGAGCTGGAGCAGGGAATGAGCAGGCACCGGGAGCTCAGGCAGCAGACAGCCCTGCTGGAGCACCAGCTGAGGGTGGAGACTCAGCCCACCCTCACAGACCTGCCCCCGCTGCCGGGGGCGCCCATGGCTGGGGACAGCAGCCCTTCCGTCACCCCCACACAAGAGAAAGAGACAACCCCGGAGCCCGCTTCCTTGCCAGAGGCCTCCTCTACCACCAAGAGACTGTGCCCTCTGGCTCCCAGGGGCCAGCAAAGCACTATGCAGGCAAGGAAGGGGGCCAGAGCGGCCACAGCCCCCAAGGCCTCTCTGGCTGGGGcccccagcacaaccaaaactgTGACCAAAAAAATCAAGAAGTGA
- the SP6 gene encoding transcription factor Sp6 codes for MLTAVCGSLGSQHTDAPAASPPRLDLQPLQTYQGHTSPEAGDYPSPLQPGELQSLPLGPEVDFSQGYELPGASSRVTCEDLENDSPLVPGPFSKLLQPDMSHHYESWFRPTHPGTEDGSWWDLHPGTSWMDLPHAQSALTSPGHPGALQAGLGGYVGDHQLCAPPPHPHPHHLLPAAGGQHLLGPPDGAKALEAAAPESQGLDTSLDGAARPKGSRRSVPRSSGQTVCRCPNCLEAERLGAPCGPDGGKKKHLHNCHIPGCGKAYAKTSHLKAHLRWHSGDRPFVCNWLFCGKRFTRSDELQRHLQTHTGTKKFPCAVCSRVFMRSDHLAKHMKTHEGTKEEAAGAAAGEGKAGGVEPPGSKGKREAEGSAAPSN; via the coding sequence ATGCTAACCGCCGTCTGCGGCTCTCTGGGCAGCCAGCACACGGACGCGCCTGCCGCCTCCCCGCCGCGCCTCGACCTGCAGCCTCTCCAAACATACCAGGGCCACACGAGCCCGGAGGCCGGGGACTACCCCTCCCCGCTgcagcctggagagctgcagagCCTCCCGCTGGGCCCCGAGGTGGACTTCTCACAGGGCTATGAGCTGCCAGGGGCCTCCTCTCGGGTAACCTGCGAGGACCTGGAAAACGACAGCCCCTTGGTCCCGGGACCCTTTTCCAAGCTCCTGCAGCCGGACATGTCACACCATTACGAATCCTGGTTCCGGCCGACACATCCAGGCACCGAGGATGGCTCGTGGTGGGACCTTCATCCGGGTACCAGCTGGATGGACCTCCCCCACGCTCAGAGCGCGCTGACCTCACCGGGCCACCCCGGGGCGCTACAGGCTGGCTTGGGGGGCTATGTTGGAGACCACCAGCTCTGCGCCCCACCGCCCCACCCACATCCGCACCACCTCCTTCCAGCCGCCGGAGGGCAGCACCTCCTTGGGCCTCCCGACGGGGCGAAGGCGCTGGAAGCGGCAGCCCCAGAGTCCCAGGGCCTGGATACCAGTCTGGACGGGGCGGCCCGGCCCAAAGGCTCCCGGAGGTCGGTGCCCCGCAGCTCAGGCCAGACCGTTTGCCGCTGTCCCAACTGCTTAGAGGCGGAGCGACTGGGGGCTCCATGCGGGCCCGATGGGGGCAAGAAGAAGCATTTGCACAATTGCCACATCCCAGGCTGTGGGAAAGCTTACGCCAAGACGTCACACCTGAAGGCGCATCTGCGCTGGCATAGCGGCGACCGTCCCTTCGTGTGCAACTGGCTCTTCTGCGGCAAGCGCTTCACGCGTTCTGATGAGCTGCAGCGCCATCTCCAGACCCACACCGGCACCAAGAAGTTCCCCTGCGCCGTCTGCAGCCGGGTCTTCATGCGCAGCGACCACCTGGCCAAACACATGAAAACCCACGAGGGCACCAAAGAGGAGGCAGCCGGGGCAGCGGCGGGCGAGGGCAAGGCTGGCGGGGTGGAGCCCCCCGGGAGCAAAGGCAAGCGCGAGGCTGAGGGCAGCGCGGCTCCCTCCAACTGA
- the LRRC46 gene encoding leucine-rich repeat-containing protein 46 has protein sequence MPGAKLAQSPEEISGVCITEALITRRNLAFPEDEDLSEKMFHTLAELQTVRLDREGITTIRNLEGLQNLHSLYLQGNKIQRIENLACVPSLRFLSLAGNQIRQVENLRDLPHLQFLDLSENLIETLKLDEFPESLLILNLTGNSCTNQDGYRKLLTEALPLLLDLDGQPVAERWTSDEEDTALSDEDEEFPELRGPFCSERGFLKELEQGMSRHRELRQQTALLEHQLRVETQPTLTDLPPLPGAPMAGDSSPSVTPTQEKETTPEPASLPEASSTTKRLCPLAPRGQQSTMQARKGARAATAPKASLAGAPSTTKTVTKKIKK, from the exons ATGCCTGGAG ctaaacTTGCCCAGAGTCCAGAGGAAATCAGTGGCGTGTGCATTACTGAAGCCCTCATCACTAGGCGGAACTTGGCCTTCCCTGAAGATGAGGATCTGTCAGAGAAGAT GTTCCACACGCTTGCTGAACTGCAGACTGTTCGCCTGGACCGGGAGGGAATTACCACTATCAGGAACTTAGAGGGCCTCCAGAATCTTCACAGCCTCTATCTGCAAGGG AACAAGATTCAGAGAATTGAGAACCTGGCCTGCGTCCCCTCCTTACG CTTCCTGTCTTTGGCAGGAAACCAAATTAGGCAAGTGGAAAACCTCCGtgacctcccccacctccagtttcTGGACCTTTCTGAGAACCTGATAGAAACGCTGAAGCTGG ATGAATTCCCCGAGAGCCTTCTCATCCTCAACCTGACTGGAAACAGCTGCACCAACCAGGATGGCTAcag GAAGCTGTTGACAGAAGCCCTGCCACTGCTCCTAGACCTGGACGGGCAGCCTGTGGCAGAGCGCTGGACCTCGGACGAGGAGGATACAGCCTTGAGTGATGAGGATGAGGAGTTCCCAGAGCTCAGAGGCCCATTCTGCTCAGAACGAG GCTTCCTCAAGGAGCTGGAGCAGGGAATGAGCAGGCACCGGGAGCTCAGGCAGCAGACAGCCCTGCTGGAGCACCAGCTGAGGGTGGAGACTCAGCCCACCCTCACAGACCTGCCCCCGCTGCCGGGGGCGCCCATGGCTGGGGACAGCAGCCCTTCCGTCACCCCCACACAAGAGAAAGAGACAACCCCGGAGCCCGCTTCCTTGCCAGAGGCCTCCTCTACCACCAAGAGACTGTGCCCTCTGGCTCCCAGGGGCCAGCAAAGCACTATGCAGGCAAGGAAGGGGGCCAGAGCGGCCACAGCCCCCAAGGCCTCTCTGGCTGGGGcccccagcacaaccaaaactgTGACCAAAAAAATCAAGAAGTGA
- the MRPL10 gene encoding large ribosomal subunit protein uL10m produces the protein MAAAVAGMLRGGLLPQAGRLPTHQFIRYGSKAVTRHRRVMHFERQKLMAVTEYIAPKPVVNPRCLPPPPSPPQEETGLIRLLRREIAAVFRDNRMIAVCQNVAMSAEDKLLMRHQLRKHKILMKVFPNQILKPFLEDSKYQNLLPLFVGHNLLLVSEEPKVKEMVRILKSVPFLPLLGGCIDDTILSRQGFINYSKLPSLALAQGELVGGLTLLTARTHSLLQHHPLQLTALLDQYARQQHEGDPVVPASAQPDPPNPVQDS, from the exons ATGGCTGCGGCCGTGGCTGGGATGTTGCGAGGGGGTCTCCTACCCCAGGCGG GCCGGCTGCCCACCCACCAGTTTATCCGCTATGGCTCCAAGGCTGTTACTCGCCACCGTCGTGTGATGCACTTTGAGCGGCAGAAGCTGATGGCTGTGACTGAGTATATTGCCCCCAAACCTGTTGTCAACCCAAGATGCCTGccgccccctcccagccccccgCAGGAG GAGACAGGCCTCATCCGGCTCCTCCGTCGGGAGATAGCTGCAGTTTTCCGAGACAACCGAATGATAGCTGTCTGCCAGAACGTGGCTATGAGCGCGGAGGACAAGCTTCTCATGCGGCACCAGCTGCGGAAGCACAAGATCCTGATGAAGGTCTTCCCCAACCAG ATCCTAAAGCCCTTCCTGGAGGATTCCAAATACCAAAACTTGCTGCCCCTTTTCGTGGGGCACAACTTGCTGCTGGTCAGTGAAGAACCCAAGGTCAAGGAGATGGTGCGAATCTTGAAGAGTGTGCCTTTCCTGCCGCTGCTGG GTGGCTGCATTGATGACACCATCCTCAGCAGGCAGGGCTTCATCAACTACTCCAAGCTCCCTAGCCTGGCCCTGGCACAGGGGGAGCTGGTGGGAGGGCTCACCCTCCTCACAGCCCGGACCCACTCCCTGCTGCAGCACCACCCGCTCCAGCTGACTGCCCTGCTGGATCAGTATGCCAGACAACAGCACGAGGGGGACCCTGTCGTGCCAGCCAGCGCGCAGCCGGATCCTCCCAACCCTGTTCAGGACTCGTAG
- the LRRC46 gene encoding leucine-rich repeat-containing protein 46 isoform X3: MPGAKLAQSPEEISGVCITEALITRRNLAFPEDEDLSEKITRLPRFHTLAELQTVRLDREGITTIRNLEGLQNLHSLYLQGNKIQRIENLACVPSLRFLSLAGNQIRQVENLRDLPHLQFLDLSENLIETLKLDEFPESLLILNLTGNSCTNQDGYRKLLTEALPLLLDLDGQPVAERWTSDEEDTALSDEDEEFPELRGPFCSERGFLKELEQGMSRHRELRQQTALLEHQLRVETQPTLTDLPPLPGAPMAGDSSPSVTPTQEKETTPEPASLPEASSTTKRLCPLAPRGQQSTMQARKGARAATAPKASLAGAPSTTKTVTKKIKK; this comes from the exons ATGCCTGGAG ctaaacTTGCCCAGAGTCCAGAGGAAATCAGTGGCGTGTGCATTACTGAAGCCCTCATCACTAGGCGGAACTTGGCCTTCCCTGAAGATGAGGATCTGTCAGAGAAGAT CACCCGTTTGCCCAGGTTCCACACGCTTGCTGAACTGCAGACTGTTCGCCTGGACCGGGAGGGAATTACCACTATCAGGAACTTAGAGGGCCTCCAGAATCTTCACAGCCTCTATCTGCAAGGG AACAAGATTCAGAGAATTGAGAACCTGGCCTGCGTCCCCTCCTTACG CTTCCTGTCTTTGGCAGGAAACCAAATTAGGCAAGTGGAAAACCTCCGtgacctcccccacctccagtttcTGGACCTTTCTGAGAACCTGATAGAAACGCTGAAGCTGG ATGAATTCCCCGAGAGCCTTCTCATCCTCAACCTGACTGGAAACAGCTGCACCAACCAGGATGGCTAcag GAAGCTGTTGACAGAAGCCCTGCCACTGCTCCTAGACCTGGACGGGCAGCCTGTGGCAGAGCGCTGGACCTCGGACGAGGAGGATACAGCCTTGAGTGATGAGGATGAGGAGTTCCCAGAGCTCAGAGGCCCATTCTGCTCAGAACGAG GCTTCCTCAAGGAGCTGGAGCAGGGAATGAGCAGGCACCGGGAGCTCAGGCAGCAGACAGCCCTGCTGGAGCACCAGCTGAGGGTGGAGACTCAGCCCACCCTCACAGACCTGCCCCCGCTGCCGGGGGCGCCCATGGCTGGGGACAGCAGCCCTTCCGTCACCCCCACACAAGAGAAAGAGACAACCCCGGAGCCCGCTTCCTTGCCAGAGGCCTCCTCTACCACCAAGAGACTGTGCCCTCTGGCTCCCAGGGGCCAGCAAAGCACTATGCAGGCAAGGAAGGGGGCCAGAGCGGCCACAGCCCCCAAGGCCTCTCTGGCTGGGGcccccagcacaaccaaaactgTGACCAAAAAAATCAAGAAGTGA
- the MRPL10 gene encoding large ribosomal subunit protein uL10m isoform X1 — translation MHFERQKLMAVTEYIAPKPVVNPRCLPPPPSPPQEETGLIRLLRREIAAVFRDNRMIAVCQNVAMSAEDKLLMRHQLRKHKILMKVFPNQILKPFLEDSKYQNLLPLFVGHNLLLVSEEPKVKEMVRILKSVPFLPLLGGCIDDTILSRQGFINYSKLPSLALAQGELVGGLTLLTARTHSLLQHHPLQLTALLDQYARQQHEGDPVVPASAQPDPPNPVQDS, via the exons ATGCACTTTGAGCGGCAGAAGCTGATGGCTGTGACTGAGTATATTGCCCCCAAACCTGTTGTCAACCCAAGATGCCTGccgccccctcccagccccccgCAGGAG GAGACAGGCCTCATCCGGCTCCTCCGTCGGGAGATAGCTGCAGTTTTCCGAGACAACCGAATGATAGCTGTCTGCCAGAACGTGGCTATGAGCGCGGAGGACAAGCTTCTCATGCGGCACCAGCTGCGGAAGCACAAGATCCTGATGAAGGTCTTCCCCAACCAG ATCCTAAAGCCCTTCCTGGAGGATTCCAAATACCAAAACTTGCTGCCCCTTTTCGTGGGGCACAACTTGCTGCTGGTCAGTGAAGAACCCAAGGTCAAGGAGATGGTGCGAATCTTGAAGAGTGTGCCTTTCCTGCCGCTGCTGG GTGGCTGCATTGATGACACCATCCTCAGCAGGCAGGGCTTCATCAACTACTCCAAGCTCCCTAGCCTGGCCCTGGCACAGGGGGAGCTGGTGGGAGGGCTCACCCTCCTCACAGCCCGGACCCACTCCCTGCTGCAGCACCACCCGCTCCAGCTGACTGCCCTGCTGGATCAGTATGCCAGACAACAGCACGAGGGGGACCCTGTCGTGCCAGCCAGCGCGCAGCCGGATCCTCCCAACCCTGTTCAGGACTCGTAG
- the LRRC46 gene encoding leucine-rich repeat-containing protein 46 isoform X1, with product MPGAKLAQSPEEISGVCITEALITRRNLAFPEDEDLSEKITRLPRFHTLAELQTVRLDREGITTIRNLEGLQNLHSLYLQGNKIQRIENLACVPSLRFLSLAGNQIRQVENLRDLPHLQFLDLSENLIETLKLDEFPESLLILNLTGNSCTNQDGYRKLLTEALPLLLDLDGQPVAERWTSDEEDTALSDEDEEFPELRGPFCSERGMVGESLLLPSPGLYPPPTIPPLTGFLKELEQGMSRHRELRQQTALLEHQLRVETQPTLTDLPPLPGAPMAGDSSPSVTPTQEKETTPEPASLPEASSTTKRLCPLAPRGQQSTMQARKGARAATAPKASLAGAPSTTKTVTKKIKK from the exons ATGCCTGGAG ctaaacTTGCCCAGAGTCCAGAGGAAATCAGTGGCGTGTGCATTACTGAAGCCCTCATCACTAGGCGGAACTTGGCCTTCCCTGAAGATGAGGATCTGTCAGAGAAGAT CACCCGTTTGCCCAGGTTCCACACGCTTGCTGAACTGCAGACTGTTCGCCTGGACCGGGAGGGAATTACCACTATCAGGAACTTAGAGGGCCTCCAGAATCTTCACAGCCTCTATCTGCAAGGG AACAAGATTCAGAGAATTGAGAACCTGGCCTGCGTCCCCTCCTTACG CTTCCTGTCTTTGGCAGGAAACCAAATTAGGCAAGTGGAAAACCTCCGtgacctcccccacctccagtttcTGGACCTTTCTGAGAACCTGATAGAAACGCTGAAGCTGG ATGAATTCCCCGAGAGCCTTCTCATCCTCAACCTGACTGGAAACAGCTGCACCAACCAGGATGGCTAcag GAAGCTGTTGACAGAAGCCCTGCCACTGCTCCTAGACCTGGACGGGCAGCCTGTGGCAGAGCGCTGGACCTCGGACGAGGAGGATACAGCCTTGAGTGATGAGGATGAGGAGTTCCCAGAGCTCAGAGGCCCATTCTGCTCAGAACGAG GGATGGTAGGGGAGAGTTTGCTTCTGCCAAGCCCGGGGCTCTATCCACcacccaccatcccacccctcacaGGCTTCCTCAAGGAGCTGGAGCAGGGAATGAGCAGGCACCGGGAGCTCAGGCAGCAGACAGCCCTGCTGGAGCACCAGCTGAGGGTGGAGACTCAGCCCACCCTCACAGACCTGCCCCCGCTGCCGGGGGCGCCCATGGCTGGGGACAGCAGCCCTTCCGTCACCCCCACACAAGAGAAAGAGACAACCCCGGAGCCCGCTTCCTTGCCAGAGGCCTCCTCTACCACCAAGAGACTGTGCCCTCTGGCTCCCAGGGGCCAGCAAAGCACTATGCAGGCAAGGAAGGGGGCCAGAGCGGCCACAGCCCCCAAGGCCTCTCTGGCTGGGGcccccagcacaaccaaaactgTGACCAAAAAAATCAAGAAGTGA